Part of the Streptomyces antimycoticus genome, GTGGCCAGCGCCAGCTGATCATCGGCGACCGGCAGACCGGCAAGACCGCGCTGTGCGTCGACACGATCATCAACCAGCGCGACAACTGGCGCTCCGGCGACCCCAAGAAGCAGGTCCGCTGCATCTACGTCGCCATCGGCCAGAAGGGCTCCACCATCGCTTCCGTGCGCGGTGCGCTGGAGGAGGCCGGTGCCCTGGAGTACACCACCATCGTCGCCGCCCCGGCGTCCGACCCGGCGGGCTTCAAGTACCTCGCCCCCTACACGGGCTCGGCCATCGGCCAGCACTGGATGTACCAGGGCAAGCACGTCCTGATCGTCTTCGACGACCTGTCCAAGCAGGCCGACGCCTACCGCGCCGTGTCCCTGCTGCTGCGCCGCCCGCCGGGCCGTGAGGCCTACCCGGGCGACGTCTTCTACCTGCACTCCCGGCTGCTGGAGCGCTGCGCCAAGCTCTCCGACGAGATGGGTGCCGGTTCGATGACCGGTCTGCCGATCGTCGAGACCAAGGCGAACGACGTGTCGGCATTCATTCCGACCAACGTCATCTCCATCACCGACGGTCAGTGCTTCCTGGAGTCGGACCTGTTCAACGCCGGTCAGCGCCCGGCGCTGAACGTCGGTATCTCGGTCTCCCGTGTCGGTGGCTCCGCCCAGCACCGGGCCATGCGGCAGGTCTCCGGCCGGCTCCGCGTGGACCTCGCCCAGTACCGTGAGCTCGAGGCGTTCGCCGCCTTCGGCTCCGACCTGGACGCGGCCTCCAAGGCGTCGCTGGAGCGCGGTGCGCGCATGGTCGAGCTGCTGAAGCAGTCGCAGTACGCCCCGTTCTCCACCGAGGACGAGATCGTCTCCATCTGGGCCGGCACCACGGGCAAGATGGACGACGTCCCGGTCGAGGACATCCGCCGCTTCGAGCGTGAGCTGCTGGACTACCTGCACCGTGAGCACAAGTCGCTGCTGACCAGCATCGTCGAGGGCGGCAAGATGTCCGATGACACCATCGCGGCGCTCGGCGAGGCGGTCGACGGCTTCAAGCGGCAGTTCGAGACCTCGGACGGCAAGCTGCTGGGCGAGGGCTGAGCATGGGTGCCCAGCTCCGGGTCTACAAGAGGCGGATCAAGTCCATCTCTGCGACCAAGAAGATCACCAAGGCGATGGAGATGATCGCCGCCTCGCGCGTCGTCAAGGCGCAGCGCCGGGTGGCCGCGTCGAGTCCGTACGCCAGTGAGCTCACCCGGGCGGTGGGTGCGGTTGCCACCGGTTCCACCACCCAGCACCCGCTCACCACCGAGGCGACGAACCCGACGCGGGCCGCGCTGCTGCTCATCACGAGCGACCGTGGTCTCGCCGGCGGCTACTCCTCCAACGTCATCAAGGCGGCCGAGCAGCTCACCGAGCGGCTCACCGGTGAGGGCAAGGAGGTCGACGCCTACATCGTCGGCCGTAAGGGCGTCGCCTACTACGGCTTCCGTGAGCGCAAGGTCACGGAGTCGTGGACCGGTTTCACCGACAACCCGACCTACGCGGACGCCAAGAAGATCGCGGGCCCGCTGATCGACGCTGTCCTCAAGGACACGGCCGACGGCGGCGTGGACGAGCTGCACATCGTCTTCACGGAGTTCGTCTCGATGCTGACGCAGACGCCGGTCACCGACCGGCTGCTGCCGCTCAGCCTCGAGGAGAAGGCTGACGAGCAGAAGGCGAAGGGCGAGATCCTTCCGCTGTTCGACTTCGAGCCGTCGGCGGAGGACGTCCTCGACGCCCTGCTGCCGCGGTACGTCGAGTCCCGTATCTACAACGCCCTGCTGCAGGCCGCCGCCTCCAAGCACGCGGCCACCCGGCGGGCGATGAAGTCGGCGACCGACAACGCCGAAGAGCTCATCAAGTCGCTCACGCGGCTTGCCAACGCGGCCCGCCAGGCCGACATCACCCAGGAAATCAGCGAGATCGTCGGTGGCGCGAGCGCTCTGGCCGACGCCTCTGCGGGGAGTGACTGACACTATGACCACCACTGTTGAGCCAACCGCTGTGGCCTCCGGCCGCGTCGCGCGGGTCATCGGCCCGGTCGTCGACGTGGAGTTCCCCGTCGACTCGATGCCGGAGATCTACAACGCGCTGCAGGTCGAGGTCGCCGACCCCTCTCAGGAGGGGGCGAAGAAGACCCTGACCCTCGAGGTCGCCCAGCACCTCGGCGAGGGCCTGGTCCGCGCCATCTCCATGGAGCCCACCGACGGTCTGGTCCGCCAGGCCGCGGTGACCGACACCGGCGACGGCATCACGGTGCCGGTCGGCGATGTCACCAAGGGCCGGGTGTTCAACACCCTCGGCAAGATCCTCAACGAGCCCGAGGCCGAGTCCGAGGTCACCGAGCGCTGGTCCATCCACCGCAAGGCCCCGGCCTTCGACCAGCTCGAGTCCAAGACCGA contains:
- the atpA gene encoding F0F1 ATP synthase subunit alpha, with protein sequence MAELTIRPEEIRDALENFVQAYQPDAASREEVGTVSVAGDGIARVEGLPSAMANELLKFEDGTLGLALNLEEREIGAVVLGEFSGIEEGQQVHRTGEVLSVAVGEGYLGRVVDPLGAPIDGLGEIETEGRRALELQAPTVMDRKSVHEPMETGYKAVDAMTPIGRGQRQLIIGDRQTGKTALCVDTIINQRDNWRSGDPKKQVRCIYVAIGQKGSTIASVRGALEEAGALEYTTIVAAPASDPAGFKYLAPYTGSAIGQHWMYQGKHVLIVFDDLSKQADAYRAVSLLLRRPPGREAYPGDVFYLHSRLLERCAKLSDEMGAGSMTGLPIVETKANDVSAFIPTNVISITDGQCFLESDLFNAGQRPALNVGISVSRVGGSAQHRAMRQVSGRLRVDLAQYRELEAFAAFGSDLDAASKASLERGARMVELLKQSQYAPFSTEDEIVSIWAGTTGKMDDVPVEDIRRFERELLDYLHREHKSLLTSIVEGGKMSDDTIAALGEAVDGFKRQFETSDGKLLGEG
- a CDS encoding F0F1 ATP synthase subunit gamma, translated to MGAQLRVYKRRIKSISATKKITKAMEMIAASRVVKAQRRVAASSPYASELTRAVGAVATGSTTQHPLTTEATNPTRAALLLITSDRGLAGGYSSNVIKAAEQLTERLTGEGKEVDAYIVGRKGVAYYGFRERKVTESWTGFTDNPTYADAKKIAGPLIDAVLKDTADGGVDELHIVFTEFVSMLTQTPVTDRLLPLSLEEKADEQKAKGEILPLFDFEPSAEDVLDALLPRYVESRIYNALLQAAASKHAATRRAMKSATDNAEELIKSLTRLANAARQADITQEISEIVGGASALADASAGSD